One window from the genome of Hyperolius riggenbachi isolate aHypRig1 chromosome 6, aHypRig1.pri, whole genome shotgun sequence encodes:
- the LOC137522861 gene encoding pro-adrenomedullin-like, whose translation MARYDFLMLFFLAMTISICSSLWVDHRDRRMPPPVASFLEKLRDLSNQKHSRDVRDTDYHPPAVVESADNTVAENSQEYMQNILSSLLQLREKRYAPSSGSRGCPLGTCQIQNLANRIYQLGNNGSKDGSNRNTNDPLGYGRRRRRSLFTSKDRTDSPQTLQAT comes from the exons ATGGCTCGATATGACTTTCTGATGTTGTTTTTCCTTGCGATGACAATCAGCATCTGCAGCTCCCTCTGGGTGGACCACAGAGACAG GCGTATGCCCCCACCTGTTGCGTCCTTCCTGGAGAAATTAAGAGACCTTTCGAACCAGAAGCACAGTAGAGACGTGAGAGATACCGACTATCATCCTCCTGCTGTAGTGGAGTCTGCAGACAATACAGTGGCAGAGAACTCCCAGGAATACATGCAGAACATCCTAAG CTCCCTGTTGCAGCTCAGAGAGAAGCGTTATGCCCCATCAAGCGGTTCCCGTGGTTGCCCCCTAGGCACCTGCCAGATCCAAAATCTAGCCAACAGAATCTACCAGCTGGGAAACAATGGAAGCAAAGACGGGTCCAACAGAAACACCAATGACCCTCTGGGATACGGCAGAAGGCGGCGCCGGTCCCTGTTCACTAGTAAAGACAGGACTGATTCACCTCAGACTTTACAGGCCACATAG